In the Hordeum vulgare subsp. vulgare chromosome 7H, MorexV3_pseudomolecules_assembly, whole genome shotgun sequence genome, one interval contains:
- the LOC123410964 gene encoding uncharacterized protein LOC123410964 — MASMAGAPRVRSLNIAAPEADARPVLVPGGNKAPAAARKPSPKPLRKAAEAAPEKPPAADAAKGGEEQGAKKDAAAATAGVDGDGDARKGGSPPLPSPRKPHDAPAVVLNASCSSEASVESLRGRSSGGRTERSWPRPAAAKRGKAAGKVVGKHAGVPEVVAPVTPKAVQGKKRCAWVTPTTDPHYVTFHDEEWGVPVHDDRRLFELLVLSGALAELSWPEILKKRQIFRELFMNFDLIAISNINEKKLVAPASIARSLLSEQKLRAVIENARQIVKIADEFGSFSQYCWGFLNHKQIVSKIRYPRQVPVKSPKADIISKDMVRRGLRGVGPTVIYSFMQAAGLTNDHLVSCFRFKECTACPTLCASDTDSAKTKADRKTDEPRTKARGEESTVNADLSTAAIDILTIS, encoded by the exons ATGGCTTCCATGGCGGGGGCGCCGAGGGTTAGGTCCCTCAACATCGCGGCGCCGGAGGCGGACGCGAGGCCGGTGCTGGTGCCGGGGGGCAACAAGGCCCCGGCCGCTGCGCGGAAGCCTTCCCCCAAGCCGCTGCGGAAGGCGGCCGAGGCCGCGCCGGAGAAGCCtccggccgccgacgcggccaagGGGGGTGAGGAGCAGGGCgcaaagaaggacgccgcggccgCCACCGCCGgcgtcgacggcgacggcgacgcgaGGAAGGGGGGCTCGCCCCCCTTGCCATCGCCGAGGAAGCCGCACGATGCGCCGGCGGTTGTCCTCAACGCGTCCTGCTCCTCGGAAGCCTCCGTGGAGTCGCTCCGCGGCCGGTCCTCAGGCGGAAGGACGGAGAGGAGCTGGCCCCGGCCGGCTGCGGCCAAGCGTGGGAAGGCTGCTGGTAAGGTTGTGGGGAAGCATGCCGGTGTGCCGGAGGTTGTCGCGCCGGTGACGCCGAAGGCCGTCCAAGGGAAGAAGCGGTGCGCTTGGGTGACTCCGACCACCG ATCCTCACTATGTCACTTTCCATGATGAGGAATGGGGGGTTCCAGTTCACGATGACAG GAGATTGTTCGAGCTACTTGTATTATCTGGTGCACTAGCAGAGCTTTCATGGCCTGAAATTCTTAAGAAGAGACAAATTTTCAG GGAACTTTTCATGAACTTCGATCTGATTGCCATCTCCAACATAAATGAAAAGAAGCTGGTAGCGCCAGCGAGCATTGCCAGGTCCCTTTTGTCAGAGCAAAAACTGCGAGCAGTCATCGAAAACGCTCGCCAGATAGTTAAG ATTGCAGATGAATTTGGATCCTTCAGCCAGTACTGCTGGGGTTTTCTGAACCACAAACAGATAGTAAGCAAAATCCGATATCCAAGGCAAGTCCCTGTCAAGAGCCCCAAGGCAGATATTATTAGCAAAGACATGGTGCGAAGGGGACTCCGAGGCGTGGGCCCGACGGTCATATATTCCTTCATGCAGGCAGCAGGTCTAACCAATGATCACCTGGTCAGTTGCTTCCGCTTCAAAGAATGCACTGCATGCCCAACCCTTTGCGCGAGTGACACCGACAGTGCGAAGACGAAGGCAGATCGAAAAACGGATGAGCCGAGAACAAAAGCCCGCGGCGAGGAATCGACTGTAAATGCAGACCTGTCGACTGCCGCAATCGACATACTCACCATTTCGTAG